A single Lancefieldella parvula DSM 20469 DNA region contains:
- a CDS encoding ABC transporter ATP-binding protein, giving the protein MGALGEKSPEAAPAHESQQSAPALEAQNLTLVWGNGQVVAKDISIELQPGTITCLVGRSGCGKTTLLHALAGLLQPQEGKVLLHGADITGHPGHIGYMLQKDLLIPSKRIIDNVALPLELKGIPRFEARQKAQEMLERGGLERVAQSWPHELSGGMRQRVAFLRTALIGSDIMLLDEPFSALDALTRREMRAWLMSSVKEFGFSVLVITHDVDEAVAMASRIYVMAGSPAQGVVTKIVGFVEPQDCVETVDTDSSQDADLASFDLSDEFLAAKREVLLLLG; this is encoded by the coding sequence ATGGGCGCTCTTGGCGAGAAAAGCCCGGAGGCTGCACCTGCACATGAATCGCAGCAGAGCGCACCTGCGCTTGAAGCACAAAATCTTACGCTAGTCTGGGGTAACGGCCAGGTAGTTGCCAAAGATATTTCAATTGAGCTGCAACCAGGTACTATTACCTGCTTGGTTGGACGCTCGGGCTGCGGCAAGACAACATTGCTCCACGCGCTTGCAGGACTTTTGCAGCCGCAAGAGGGAAAAGTTCTGTTGCACGGCGCTGATATTACGGGGCATCCGGGACATATTGGCTACATGCTCCAAAAAGATTTACTTATTCCAAGTAAGCGTATCATTGACAACGTTGCGCTTCCGCTTGAGCTGAAGGGCATCCCACGCTTTGAGGCGCGTCAGAAGGCTCAGGAGATGTTGGAGCGCGGCGGACTTGAGCGTGTGGCTCAAAGCTGGCCTCACGAGCTCTCGGGCGGCATGAGACAGCGTGTCGCGTTTCTTCGTACGGCACTTATTGGTTCAGATATTATGCTGTTGGACGAGCCTTTCTCGGCGCTTGATGCACTCACACGTCGAGAAATGCGTGCATGGCTTATGTCTTCTGTGAAAGAGTTTGGTTTTTCGGTTCTGGTTATTACACACGATGTTGATGAGGCTGTTGCGATGGCTTCTCGCATTTACGTGATGGCGGGAAGTCCCGCACAGGGCGTGGTGACCAAGATTGTGGGTTTTGTTGAGCCTCAGGACTGCGTTGAGACAGTGGATACAGACTCAAGCCAAGATGCTGACCTAGCATCGTTTGATCTGAGCGATGAATTTTTGGCAGCCAAGCGAGAAGTGCTTTTGTTGTTAGGGTAG
- a CDS encoding ABC transporter substrate-binding protein encodes MNASNCKSMTRKGFLAAMGFSTAGFCAGCSLEQPSAPSNGGNNGTGQNTGGTTEITFALDYTPNTNHTGIYVAQEKGYFDEVGLKVTIQQPPADGADALIGAGGAQMGVTYQDYIANSLSSSNPLPYTAVAAIIQHNLSGIMSREDDHIVRPRDLNNHTYATWNLPVEQATIRSVIESDGGDPSTLKMVPYEVDDEVSGLKAKMFDAVWVYEQWAVQNARVQNFAYNYFAFSAIDQNFDYYTPVIAANDDFAKKNPDAVKAFLSATRKGYEFCVSNPDEAAEILLKAVPELDADLVKASQKFLASKYIDDAEKWGVIDSARWQRFYNWLNNQKLLENKIDPSAGFTSEYLG; translated from the coding sequence ATGAATGCATCAAATTGCAAGAGTATGACAAGAAAAGGCTTTCTAGCTGCGATGGGTTTCTCGACAGCAGGATTTTGCGCAGGTTGCTCGCTTGAACAACCATCTGCTCCGTCAAACGGTGGTAACAATGGCACGGGCCAAAATACTGGTGGTACTACAGAGATTACGTTTGCCCTGGACTATACGCCAAATACCAATCACACCGGCATTTATGTAGCTCAGGAAAAGGGCTACTTTGACGAAGTAGGCCTCAAGGTAACCATTCAGCAGCCACCCGCTGACGGTGCTGATGCGTTGATTGGTGCTGGTGGTGCCCAGATGGGTGTTACCTATCAGGACTATATTGCTAATAGTCTCTCGTCATCTAATCCACTACCGTATACTGCGGTTGCCGCTATCATTCAGCACAATCTTTCGGGCATTATGAGCCGTGAAGATGATCATATTGTTCGTCCGCGTGACCTTAATAACCATACTTACGCAACGTGGAATCTTCCTGTTGAACAGGCTACTATCAGGTCTGTTATAGAGTCTGATGGCGGAGATCCTTCAACGCTTAAGATGGTACCTTATGAGGTAGATGATGAGGTATCTGGCTTAAAAGCAAAGATGTTTGATGCTGTTTGGGTGTATGAGCAGTGGGCTGTTCAAAACGCTCGTGTTCAGAATTTTGCATACAATTATTTTGCCTTTTCAGCTATTGATCAAAACTTTGATTACTACACGCCAGTCATTGCGGCAAACGATGACTTTGCAAAAAAGAACCCAGATGCTGTTAAAGCATTTTTGAGCGCTACCAGAAAGGGTTATGAGTTCTGTGTTTCTAATCCTGACGAGGCAGCAGAGATTCTGCTCAAAGCTGTTCCAGAACTTGATGCTGATCTGGTCAAAGCCTCTCAGAAGTTCCTAGCCTCTAAGTATATTGACGACGCTGAGAAGTGGGGCGTTATTGATTCAGCTCGCTGGCAGCGTTTTTATAACTGGCTTAACAACCAAAAGCTACTAGAGAATAAGATTGATCCATCCGCAGGATTTACTAGTGAGTACCTTGGATAA
- a CDS encoding inorganic phosphate transporter produces the protein MITLGHFFEMIVANPFLALVIVLVFGCIFVNGATDAANAIAEAVGTRSIKVNNAIIMSVVCNFIGLVAMCLISTAVADTILGMVDFGSNDHEALVALAAGCVGIVTWAVGAWALGIPTSESHALIAGLTGAALAIHGDFGAVNWGEWSKVLIGLFFSTTLGFAAGWIIVKAINKLCVNVNRQHADEMFGHLQVVGSAFVAAMHGAQDGQKFMSIAMLAIALSAGHGVAGADAFPLWLQVLCAALMSIGTAIGGRKIIKKVGMEMVKLERYQGFAASFSASASLLLSTLTGLPVSTTHTKMTAMMGAGAAKNIRSVNWGVAKEMVAAWVFTFPGCGLIGFLFAKLFLMIF, from the coding sequence ATGATAACCCTCGGACACTTTTTTGAGATGATAGTTGCCAATCCGTTTTTGGCCCTTGTCATTGTCCTTGTTTTTGGATGCATCTTTGTAAATGGTGCAACCGATGCGGCTAATGCTATTGCAGAGGCTGTTGGAACTCGTTCAATCAAAGTTAATAATGCAATTATCATGAGTGTTGTATGCAACTTTATTGGTTTGGTGGCTATGTGCCTCATTTCAACTGCAGTTGCAGATACAATCTTGGGCATGGTTGACTTTGGTAGTAACGATCATGAGGCTCTTGTTGCTCTTGCTGCAGGTTGTGTAGGTATTGTTACCTGGGCAGTGGGAGCCTGGGCTTTAGGTATTCCAACTTCTGAGTCACATGCACTTATTGCTGGTCTTACTGGTGCAGCGCTTGCTATCCATGGTGATTTTGGCGCTGTTAACTGGGGCGAATGGAGCAAGGTTTTAATTGGTCTGTTTTTTTCAACCACACTAGGCTTTGCTGCTGGTTGGATTATTGTTAAAGCAATTAATAAGCTTTGCGTCAATGTTAATCGACAGCATGCTGATGAAATGTTTGGTCATTTGCAGGTTGTTGGCTCAGCCTTTGTTGCAGCCATGCATGGTGCACAGGATGGCCAGAAATTTATGTCTATTGCTATGCTTGCAATTGCGCTTTCCGCTGGGCACGGAGTTGCTGGCGCAGATGCATTCCCGCTTTGGTTACAGGTACTTTGCGCTGCTCTCATGTCTATTGGCACTGCAATTGGCGGAAGAAAGATTATTAAAAAAGTCGGAATGGAAATGGTAAAGCTTGAGCGTTACCAGGGCTTTGCTGCGTCCTTCTCGGCGTCTGCATCTCTGTTGCTTTCCACGCTGACTGGTCTTCCTGTTTCAACAACTCATACAAAAATGACCGCCATGATGGGTGCGGGCGCGGCAAAAAATATTCGTTCAGTTAACTGGGGTGTTGCAAAAGAAATGGTTGCAGCATGGGTATTCACCTTCCCTGGCTGCGGACTTATTGGTTTTCTTTTTGCAAAACTGTTCCTGATGATTTTCTAA
- a CDS encoding 5'-methylthioadenosine/adenosylhomocysteine nucleosidase, translated as MKIGIIGAMEPEIALLKEQMTIERTYEQAHMQFVEGLLGEVPVVVVQSGIGKVNAAACTQILIDTFAVTHVINTGIAGLLSPELQVGDIVISSDLVQHDMNVGPLNYAAGQIPGLPVFSFKADESLVEHALTSVQEVAPELQVISGRVASGDQFVSSSELADHIYTTFGADCCEMEGASIAQVAWLNHTPFVVIRLMSDKPGTTSSVDYLTFERESSERSAQITAAIIKKLS; from the coding sequence ATGAAAATTGGAATTATTGGAGCCATGGAACCAGAGATTGCATTGCTAAAAGAGCAGATGACTATTGAGCGCACTTATGAGCAGGCTCATATGCAATTTGTTGAAGGTCTTTTGGGAGAAGTTCCTGTAGTTGTTGTTCAGTCGGGGATCGGCAAGGTCAACGCTGCGGCATGTACACAGATTCTGATTGATACGTTTGCTGTAACGCATGTTATAAATACTGGTATTGCAGGACTTCTTAGTCCTGAACTGCAGGTAGGGGATATTGTTATTTCTTCTGATTTAGTTCAACACGACATGAACGTTGGTCCTCTTAATTATGCAGCTGGTCAAATCCCGGGTCTTCCGGTTTTCTCGTTTAAAGCAGATGAGAGTCTTGTTGAGCATGCTCTTACGTCAGTGCAGGAAGTAGCTCCTGAGTTGCAGGTTATTTCTGGTCGTGTTGCCTCAGGAGATCAGTTTGTAAGTTCATCAGAACTTGCTGACCACATTTACACAACGTTTGGTGCTGATTGCTGCGAGATGGAAGGCGCTTCAATTGCTCAGGTTGCTTGGCTTAACCATACGCCTTTTGTAGTAATTAGACTCATGTCTGATAAGCCCGGCACTACTTCAAGTGTTGATTATTTGACGTTTGAGCGTGAGTCGTCTGAGCGTTCTGCTCAAATTACTGCGGCTATCATCAAGAAGCTTTCTTAA
- a CDS encoding DUF2273 domain-containing protein — MDKSFFQKMQEQCKKYVLDHPGAIIGGFAGLLFAILLFTFGLFKMLIVVLFVLVGVAIGQIFDGKATILAKIRSLFTDRN; from the coding sequence ATGGATAAAAGCTTTTTTCAAAAGATGCAGGAGCAGTGCAAAAAATACGTCCTTGATCATCCTGGTGCTATTATTGGCGGATTTGCAGGTCTTTTGTTTGCAATTCTTTTGTTTACATTTGGTCTTTTTAAAATGCTAATTGTTGTATTGTTTGTACTGGTAGGAGTTGCTATTGGTCAGATTTTTGACGGAAAAGCAACTATTTTGGCAAAGATTCGTTCTTTATTCACGGATAGAAACTAG
- a CDS encoding mechanosensitive ion channel family protein: MMLMHDGLILDLTPQDFIFKAVIFVVVFFIAFLIEHFAVKLSKKALDSSKLPSASIFVNIIRGIIWAFAILAVLQPVFGIQPTAFVTALGVTSIAFSFGLQDTISNLVGGLGLMLGGVVKPGDQVSIGNISGEVIDMNWRTTIVRDRGGKVDIIPNSVLNKTALVHRTRWDVTEVPVTIVLKPSADLDVVTQEIIETIKETVASQLDRTFPIEVEAASIADTGITVIIHVHIKDDANDMSVRDKIVRALAGSSWLAGVGA; encoded by the coding sequence ATGATGTTGATGCATGACGGTTTGATTTTGGACCTCACTCCACAAGATTTTATTTTCAAGGCAGTTATTTTTGTAGTGGTATTTTTCATTGCATTTTTGATTGAGCATTTTGCTGTAAAGCTTTCAAAAAAGGCCTTGGATTCATCCAAACTGCCGTCGGCTTCTATTTTTGTTAACATAATTCGTGGAATTATCTGGGCATTTGCTATTCTCGCCGTATTGCAGCCTGTTTTTGGCATTCAACCAACAGCGTTTGTAACTGCTTTGGGAGTCACATCCATTGCCTTTTCCTTTGGTCTGCAGGACACTATTTCTAACCTGGTAGGCGGTCTGGGCCTTATGCTGGGAGGTGTGGTCAAGCCAGGAGATCAGGTAAGCATCGGAAACATTTCTGGCGAGGTCATCGACATGAACTGGCGCACTACTATTGTGCGTGACCGTGGCGGTAAAGTGGATATCATTCCTAACTCTGTGCTCAATAAAACAGCACTTGTACATCGTACTAGGTGGGATGTGACTGAGGTTCCCGTAACCATTGTGCTTAAACCATCGGCAGATTTAGACGTAGTAACTCAAGAAATTATCGAAACAATTAAAGAAACCGTTGCGTCTCAGCTTGATAGAACATTTCCTATTGAGGTTGAGGCTGCAAGCATTGCTGACACTGGCATTACCGTTATTATTCACGTACACATTAAAGATGACGCGAATGATATGAGTGTACGAGACAAAATTGTAAGAGCCCTGGCTGGTTCCAGTTGGCTTGCGGGAGTAGGAGCCTAA
- a CDS encoding Asp23/Gls24 family envelope stress response protein, translating to MAEELTNSQETTSEEIIPAEETTDVLSDADLEDTDSLTFSGGVVEKIVSLALRDVPNVVGARGNWLNRVQDVLGASDTAKGVTVEVLPDSSLNVTVSVLIKYGSYAPQIFEDVKHTIVEKITGMTGLEVSGVSLRIEDVLTDEEYDRLKQRPEEPEQLDKEE from the coding sequence GTGGCAGAAGAGCTTACTAATTCACAAGAGACCACCTCTGAAGAAATTATTCCTGCGGAAGAAACAACAGATGTTCTCTCCGATGCAGATCTCGAGGATACAGATTCCCTTACTTTCTCTGGTGGAGTTGTTGAGAAGATTGTCTCACTGGCCTTGCGTGATGTTCCTAATGTAGTGGGTGCTCGTGGGAATTGGCTTAACAGGGTTCAAGACGTACTTGGTGCATCTGATACGGCTAAAGGTGTCACTGTTGAAGTATTGCCTGATAGTTCGCTAAATGTCACCGTTTCTGTTCTTATTAAATATGGCTCTTATGCTCCTCAGATTTTTGAAGACGTTAAGCATACGATTGTTGAGAAAATTACAGGTATGACAGGACTTGAAGTTTCTGGTGTTAGCCTGCGTATAGAAGATGTTTTGACTGACGAGGAATATGACCGCCTAAAACAGCGTCCGGAAGAGCCTGAACAGTTAGATAAAGAAGAGTAA
- a CDS encoding ABC transporter permease, whose translation MKKLSQFALQVISLTSFLALWQLVIVVGIIPNYLVPTPIQVVFALVKDFQLLMTHTGITLLESFVGLAIGVLIGFLLAVFMDFFKTLDKLLSPLITISQTIPVVTIAPLLVLWLGYGLLPKIVLVAISTFFPITVALNSAFKAIDPDMVDLMTTMGATRMQVFWHVKLAAAAPQFFSGLKMSVTYAVIGAVIAEWLGGDAGLGVYMTRVRKAFAYDRMFAAIVVVSALSLVLMKLVELIQKCALPWDTSQNVKESAK comes from the coding sequence ATGAAAAAACTTTCTCAGTTTGCACTACAAGTCATATCCCTTACTTCTTTTCTTGCACTTTGGCAGCTTGTTATTGTTGTGGGAATTATTCCAAATTATCTAGTCCCAACTCCTATTCAGGTTGTATTTGCGCTGGTTAAGGATTTTCAGCTTCTTATGACACACACAGGAATCACGCTTCTAGAATCCTTTGTTGGTCTTGCTATTGGCGTACTTATCGGCTTCTTGCTTGCGGTCTTTATGGACTTCTTCAAAACGCTGGACAAATTACTTTCTCCACTTATCACCATTTCACAGACTATTCCTGTTGTGACCATTGCCCCGCTTCTGGTGCTCTGGTTGGGATACGGTCTTTTGCCCAAGATTGTTCTTGTAGCTATTTCAACGTTTTTCCCTATTACCGTGGCATTGAACTCAGCATTTAAAGCGATTGATCCTGATATGGTTGATCTGATGACCACCATGGGAGCCACTCGTATGCAGGTTTTTTGGCACGTCAAGTTGGCAGCTGCTGCACCACAGTTTTTCTCGGGGCTAAAAATGAGTGTGACTTACGCCGTAATTGGTGCAGTAATCGCAGAATGGCTGGGAGGCGATGCTGGTCTTGGCGTCTACATGACGCGCGTTAGAAAGGCGTTTGCCTACGACAGGATGTTTGCGGCAATCGTGGTGGTTTCTGCATTGTCGCTGGTGTTGATGAAGCTTGTAGAGCTTATTCAAAAGTGTGCGCTTCCTTGGGATACGTCTCAAAACGTCAAAGAATCTGCAAAATAG
- a CDS encoding DUF47 domain-containing protein, which yields MLGKPKEDVFYTMFREFGDKIVETAEEYAVIMEGYPETAARIPQMKVYERECDEKVQHIMKELYASFVTPFEREDISDLALRLDDIVDGMNSVAERLDLFNVDDTRKEAMQLAELTLRACKTVQEMLSILSDYKKDPTVMEKAIAVGHVEDEGDLIYHNALSRLFRDEMPGRHTVAWLRIFDRMETVLDSCDDAAGVVRSVVMKNA from the coding sequence ATGCTAGGTAAGCCAAAAGAGGACGTCTTCTACACCATGTTTCGTGAGTTTGGCGACAAAATTGTAGAAACCGCTGAAGAGTACGCGGTCATTATGGAAGGCTATCCTGAGACTGCTGCACGTATTCCTCAGATGAAGGTTTATGAGCGTGAGTGTGACGAGAAGGTCCAGCACATTATGAAAGAGCTTTACGCGTCCTTCGTTACTCCCTTTGAGCGTGAAGACATCTCAGATTTGGCACTTCGTCTTGACGACATTGTTGACGGAATGAACTCTGTTGCAGAGCGTCTTGATCTCTTTAACGTTGACGACACTCGTAAAGAGGCCATGCAGCTTGCTGAGCTTACTCTTCGCGCATGCAAAACGGTTCAGGAGATGCTGAGTATTCTGAGCGATTACAAAAAAGATCCTACCGTTATGGAGAAGGCCATTGCTGTTGGACACGTTGAGGACGAGGGTGACCTTATTTACCACAATGCTCTCTCTCGTTTGTTCCGCGATGAGATGCCTGGCCGTCACACTGTTGCTTGGCTTCGTATTTTTGATCGTATGGAGACAGTTTTAGATTCTTGTGACGATGCAGCAGGAGTTGTTCGCTCTGTTGTTATGAAGAATGCCTAA
- a CDS encoding ATP-dependent helicase, producing MQIDLEGLNPAQHQAVMTTQGPLLVLAGAGSGKTRVLTFRIAHMIADEGVRPWQVLAITFTNKAAAEMRERLEALLPNNIRGMWVCTFHAMCVRLLREDGDRLGYGPNFAIYDDDDSKRLVKAILSDLDIDVRQFPLNSIRSKISAAKNALLYPDDVEAQAASPMDHVVARVYRALQTRLDKANAMDFDDLLIKAFELLSKYPDVLAKYQERFRYINVDEYQDTNGVQYAITKLLASKYRNLMVVGDDDQSIYSWRGADIKNILAFEKDYEEAVVVKLEQNYRSTGHILAAANAVVAHNSHRKPKRLFTDEGDGEKIQVYQASDERDEGAWIGSEIEKLHDKGMSYDSIAVFYRTNAQSRILEDMLLRAGVPYKIVGGTRFFDRAEIRDVMAYLKVVVNPDDDMAAMRVINTPRRGIGATSIQKIQTYALHNGLSFFSACEACVMEESLLTAKVRNALVEFTSAIEHGRHIDGELDEVVEAIIDRSGLIRALEAEHTIEADGRIENIREFFGVAAEFDESHDDVEETLESLQQLREAGVLDAQDAASLNATGFNAATGTLSSVAVSPTPTSQEENLHPQVVAEKLPAFMEWLALRSDLDSMDGSTSAVTLMTIHSAKGLEFPAVFVAGMEEGIFPHANYEAEAAQLEEERRLAYVAITRARKRLYLTYASTRRTYGSVQANPVSRFVGEIPQEHVKAIGVGSAGFSGVGWAKRGDRHGTFGSGRGSEVYGGNVFGSRTRSTGGSQAPRPAPIQKDPVRASASFAVGDQVSHKTFGPGIVLAVQGDTIEVKFTRTNKTKKLMKGFAPIVKIEG from the coding sequence ATGCAGATTGATCTTGAAGGTTTGAATCCTGCCCAGCACCAGGCAGTTATGACAACTCAAGGACCACTTTTGGTTCTTGCAGGAGCTGGTTCGGGTAAGACTCGCGTTTTGACATTTAGAATTGCGCATATGATTGCCGATGAAGGCGTTCGTCCTTGGCAGGTTCTTGCTATTACGTTTACTAACAAGGCTGCAGCAGAGATGCGTGAGCGTCTTGAGGCACTGCTACCTAACAATATTCGTGGCATGTGGGTCTGTACGTTCCACGCTATGTGCGTTCGTCTGCTCAGAGAAGATGGCGATCGTCTTGGTTATGGTCCCAATTTTGCTATCTACGATGATGACGATTCAAAGCGCCTGGTAAAGGCCATTTTGTCTGATTTGGATATTGACGTTCGTCAGTTCCCACTCAATTCTATTCGTTCTAAGATTTCTGCTGCTAAAAACGCGCTTTTGTACCCCGATGATGTTGAAGCTCAGGCGGCAAGTCCTATGGATCATGTGGTGGCTCGCGTGTATCGTGCGCTCCAGACGCGCTTGGATAAGGCCAACGCTATGGACTTTGATGACCTTCTCATTAAGGCGTTTGAGCTGCTCTCTAAGTATCCTGACGTGCTTGCCAAGTATCAGGAGCGTTTTCGCTACATTAACGTTGACGAGTATCAAGATACTAACGGTGTCCAATACGCAATTACCAAGCTCTTGGCGTCTAAGTATCGCAACCTTATGGTTGTTGGCGATGATGACCAGTCCATCTATTCATGGCGTGGCGCAGATATTAAAAATATCTTGGCGTTTGAGAAAGACTATGAGGAAGCAGTTGTTGTTAAGTTGGAGCAAAACTATCGCTCAACTGGTCATATTCTAGCTGCTGCTAACGCTGTTGTTGCGCATAATTCTCACCGTAAGCCAAAGCGCCTTTTCACCGATGAAGGTGATGGCGAGAAAATCCAGGTGTATCAAGCATCTGATGAGCGTGATGAGGGTGCATGGATTGGTTCTGAGATAGAAAAACTGCATGATAAGGGCATGTCATACGATAGCATTGCCGTGTTCTATCGTACTAACGCACAGTCTCGTATTCTCGAGGATATGCTGCTGAGAGCCGGTGTTCCTTATAAGATTGTCGGCGGCACTCGATTCTTTGATCGTGCAGAGATTAGAGACGTTATGGCATACCTTAAGGTTGTCGTAAACCCTGATGATGATATGGCTGCGATGCGCGTTATTAATACACCTCGTCGTGGTATTGGTGCAACCAGCATTCAGAAGATTCAGACATACGCACTGCATAATGGCTTGTCGTTTTTCTCGGCATGTGAAGCATGTGTGATGGAGGAAAGTCTTCTTACCGCAAAAGTAAGAAATGCATTGGTAGAGTTTACGTCTGCTATTGAGCATGGTCGTCATATTGACGGAGAGCTTGACGAGGTTGTTGAGGCAATCATTGATCGTTCGGGTCTCATTCGTGCGCTTGAAGCAGAGCATACCATTGAGGCTGATGGACGTATCGAGAACATTCGAGAGTTCTTTGGTGTTGCGGCAGAGTTTGACGAGTCTCACGATGATGTTGAAGAGACGCTTGAGAGTTTACAGCAGCTCAGAGAAGCGGGAGTACTTGACGCACAGGATGCTGCTTCATTGAATGCTACTGGTTTTAATGCTGCTACTGGTACGCTTTCTAGTGTTGCTGTTTCGCCAACTCCTACTTCTCAGGAAGAGAATCTACATCCTCAGGTTGTGGCGGAGAAGCTCCCTGCATTTATGGAATGGCTGGCGCTTCGATCAGACCTGGATAGTATGGATGGTTCTACCTCTGCGGTAACGCTCATGACTATTCATTCTGCAAAGGGTTTGGAATTCCCAGCAGTATTTGTTGCTGGCATGGAAGAAGGTATCTTCCCACACGCAAATTATGAGGCAGAGGCAGCTCAGCTAGAAGAAGAACGTAGGCTTGCGTATGTTGCTATTACGCGTGCGCGCAAACGTCTTTATTTGACGTATGCGTCTACGAGAAGAACGTATGGTTCTGTTCAGGCAAATCCAGTATCGCGTTTTGTCGGAGAAATTCCTCAGGAGCATGTTAAAGCTATTGGTGTTGGTTCTGCAGGCTTTTCTGGTGTTGGCTGGGCAAAGCGTGGAGATCGACATGGTACTTTTGGCTCTGGGCGTGGTTCAGAGGTCTATGGTGGAAACGTTTTTGGTTCCCGTACGCGCTCTACTGGAGGCTCTCAAGCCCCACGTCCAGCTCCTATTCAGAAAGATCCAGTTCGTGCTTCTGCAAGTTTTGCTGTGGGAGATCAGGTCTCTCACAAGACCTTTGGTCCAGGCATTGTTTTAGCAGTTCAGGGCGATACTATTGAGGTTAAATTTACGCGTACTAATAAGACAAAGAAGCTTATGAAGGGCTTTGCTCCGATAGTCAAAATTGAGGGATAG
- the amaP gene encoding alkaline shock response membrane anchor protein AmaP codes for MSGFKRFCYILYVLASVFVFLALALTWFGSWTHQATSLLFTKPYLIALNVCAAISIFGLIVVLFRALFIRKTVKLIVATVEGGTISVTKDAISSQAAHIIEEDGTCLAHRVNVKISKNNSVSVQVDILPKEPVDVTAKGSEFYSALQSGLAIVCGPCVSDINLSFIKPSSFSPKDEEGTSLLQSKDVVAKSEIVEEQACDQLSEQASAQQTGKDIRLSISEPEAKEVKDNG; via the coding sequence ATGAGCGGCTTCAAGCGTTTTTGCTACATACTCTATGTTTTAGCAAGTGTATTTGTGTTTTTAGCTCTTGCATTGACGTGGTTTGGTTCTTGGACTCATCAGGCAACCAGCCTCTTGTTTACCAAGCCATACCTTATTGCTCTTAACGTTTGTGCAGCTATTAGTATCTTTGGTCTTATTGTGGTTCTGTTTAGAGCTCTATTCATTAGAAAGACTGTAAAACTTATTGTTGCAACTGTTGAGGGCGGAACAATTTCCGTTACTAAAGACGCTATTTCTTCCCAAGCAGCACATATCATTGAAGAAGACGGAACTTGCCTTGCGCACCGTGTTAACGTGAAGATTTCTAAGAATAATTCTGTATCTGTACAGGTTGATATTCTTCCTAAAGAGCCTGTCGATGTCACCGCAAAGGGTTCTGAGTTCTATAGCGCTCTTCAGTCTGGTCTTGCTATTGTGTGTGGACCTTGTGTTTCTGACATTAATCTCTCTTTTATTAAGCCAAGTTCCTTCTCGCCAAAAGATGAAGAAGGTACGTCTCTACTTCAGTCAAAAGATGTTGTAGCAAAATCAGAGATTGTAGAAGAGCAAGCTTGTGACCAACTTTCTGAACAGGCCTCTGCACAGCAGACTGGTAAAGACATTCGGTTGAGCATTTCAGAGCCAGAGGCAAAGGAGGTCAAAGATAATGGATAA
- a CDS encoding phosphotransferase family protein, whose product MSTLLEVVMELKADKKVIVERNNKVVYDNGDTVVKVFSGSKPSADILNEALNLTRAEQAGINVPSLVEISKVGNCWAISTRKVEGKTIRQLIEEHPEKEDEYLNKFVNIELAIHAHKAPLLTRQKDKFTRMINSIPDILDEATRYELLLKLDGMKPHTKVCHGDFVPSNVILAEDGAPVILDWAHATQGNGAADCATTYLHLLLHGDEELAEKYINLYCTKQGCTRQYVNEWLGIIAAAELARGRVKETEFLLKWVNVFDAM is encoded by the coding sequence ATGAGTACCTTATTGGAGGTTGTTATGGAGCTCAAAGCTGATAAAAAAGTAATCGTCGAGCGTAATAACAAGGTTGTGTATGACAACGGAGACACAGTCGTTAAGGTGTTCAGCGGAAGCAAACCTTCTGCTGATATTTTGAATGAGGCTTTAAACCTCACTCGTGCTGAGCAGGCCGGTATTAACGTTCCATCTCTTGTAGAGATTAGTAAGGTTGGTAATTGCTGGGCCATTTCAACTAGAAAAGTTGAGGGTAAAACAATAAGGCAGCTTATTGAAGAGCATCCAGAAAAAGAGGATGAGTATCTCAATAAGTTTGTTAATATCGAGCTGGCTATTCATGCACATAAAGCACCACTTCTGACTCGTCAAAAAGATAAGTTCACCCGAATGATTAACAGCATTCCAGACATTCTTGATGAGGCTACAAGGTATGAGCTCCTGCTTAAGCTTGATGGCATGAAGCCTCATACTAAGGTCTGTCACGGTGACTTTGTACCTTCTAATGTTATTCTCGCTGAAGATGGCGCTCCCGTAATTCTTGACTGGGCACACGCAACTCAGGGCAATGGTGCTGCAGATTGCGCTACAACGTATCTGCATTTGCTTCTTCATGGTGATGAAGAGCTTGCCGAGAAATACATCAATCTTTATTGCACCAAGCAGGGATGCACGCGTCAGTATGTAAACGAATGGCTTGGCATTATCGCTGCAGCAGAGCTTGCACGCGGTCGTGTGAAAGAAACAGAATTCCTGCTTAAGTGGGTAAATGTTTTTGATGCAATGTAA